In one window of Lytechinus pictus isolate F3 Inbred chromosome 19, Lp3.0, whole genome shotgun sequence DNA:
- the LOC129283082 gene encoding uncharacterized protein LOC129283082: protein MAFRIILAILIVGTSSVVEAGLSDQTFTWIDLSAGVAATVGICVFLVGIAFMINDLGFREYLAEVRPNGRPFVEDLPDVNAPEPIGTVFSPPMSDGNDLAVPEKDDDDFTKPSAAEVGYVNEGELPIVLS, encoded by the exons ATGGCGTTTCGAATCATTCTGGCAATCTTGATAGTAGGCACATCATCGGTTGTAGAAGCTGGTCTATCAG ATCAAACGTTCACGTGGATCGACCTCTCTGCTGGCGTTGCAGCCACCGTGGGCATATGCGTCTTCCTCGTCGGTATCGCCTTCATGATCAACGACCTCGGCTTCAGGGAGTACTTGGCGGAGGTACGACCAAACGGCCGACCCTTCGTAGAAGACCTTCCCGATGTCAATGCCCCCGAGCCGATAGGTACCGTCTTCTCCCCGCCGATGAGCGATGGGAATGACCTCGCGGTGCCTGAGAAGGATGATGACGATTTCACCAAACCATCAGCAGCAGAGGTGGGCTACGTCAACGAGGGTGAACTGCCCATCGTACTGTCATAG